From a single Rhodococcus qingshengii JCM 15477 genomic region:
- a CDS encoding LLM class flavin-dependent oxidoreductase, translating to MSLRFHWFLPTYGDSRNLMAGGHGSSMSGDRPATLKYLNQIGAAAETNGFEAVLTPTGAWCEDAWLTTAMMLETTETLKFLVALRPGLLSPTLAAQMAATFQWQSGGRLLLNVVTGGEDHEQRTFGDFLDKNQRYARCGEFLDVIRQLWSGNGPVDFSGEYVNVEKATLQRIPDPVPPIFFGGSSPAAGTVASRYADTYLTWGETPSAVAAKIAWIRDLAEVQGRHLDYGIRLHVISRDTSEQAWAEADRLLSALDPATVEQAQASLARSGSEGQRRMLELHGGGSAYKEGVGARSLEIAPNLWTGVGLVRGGAGTALVGSHQEVADRIAEYAAIGLDHFVLSGYPHLEEAYQFGEGVRPILEKRGLVAPHGSVGGPVRTPFVSSGN from the coding sequence GTGTCACTGCGCTTCCACTGGTTCTTGCCTACTTACGGTGATTCCCGGAATCTGATGGCGGGTGGGCACGGCAGCTCGATGTCCGGTGATCGTCCGGCGACGCTGAAATACCTCAATCAGATCGGCGCGGCCGCCGAGACGAACGGCTTCGAGGCCGTCCTCACGCCGACCGGCGCGTGGTGCGAAGACGCATGGCTGACGACTGCGATGATGCTCGAGACCACCGAGACGCTCAAGTTTCTGGTTGCTCTGCGACCGGGATTGCTCAGCCCGACGCTGGCCGCCCAGATGGCCGCAACCTTCCAATGGCAGTCGGGCGGTCGTCTGCTGCTCAACGTCGTGACCGGCGGGGAGGACCACGAGCAGCGCACGTTCGGTGACTTCCTCGACAAGAACCAACGGTACGCACGATGCGGCGAGTTCCTCGACGTGATCCGCCAGTTGTGGTCCGGTAACGGTCCGGTTGATTTCTCCGGCGAGTACGTCAACGTGGAAAAGGCTACGCTGCAGCGTATTCCGGATCCGGTACCGCCCATCTTCTTCGGCGGATCGTCGCCGGCGGCCGGAACCGTCGCATCGCGTTACGCGGATACGTATCTCACGTGGGGTGAGACGCCGTCCGCTGTTGCCGCCAAGATCGCCTGGATCCGCGACCTCGCGGAAGTCCAAGGTCGTCACCTCGACTACGGAATCCGTCTGCATGTCATCAGCCGGGACACCTCGGAACAGGCATGGGCAGAAGCGGATCGGCTGCTCAGTGCGCTCGATCCGGCGACCGTCGAGCAGGCTCAGGCGAGTCTTGCGCGATCCGGCTCCGAAGGTCAGCGTCGAATGCTCGAATTGCACGGCGGCGGTTCGGCTTACAAGGAGGGTGTCGGAGCGAGGTCGCTGGAGATTGCGCCGAACCTGTGGACCGGCGTCGGATTGGTGCGAGGGGGTGCAGGCACCGCATTGGTCGGTTCGCACCAAGAAGTGGCTGATCGGATTGCCGAGTACGCGGCGATCGGCCTGGATCACTTCGTATTGTCGGGCTATCCCCATCTCGAAGAGGCGTATCAGTTCGGTGAGGGTGTGCGTCCGATCCTCGAAAAGCGTGGATTGGTAGCACCGCACGGTTCGGTCGGCGGACCGGTGCGAACGCCCTTCGTCTCCAGTGGGAACTGA
- a CDS encoding MFS transporter, whose product MTTFAEVEHNSPFSNETDDERRSRLRTVVAASLLGTTVEWYDFFLYATAASLVFNQLFFPNQSSFVGTMLSFATFAVGFLVRPIGGVVFGHIGDRIGRKKTLALTMFIMGIATALMGVLPTAAQIGVVAPILLLLLRILQGFALGGEWAGAVLLAVEHSPEKKRGLFGSIPQIGLALGLALGTGMFALLQTVFDDEQFLRFGWRIAFVLSLVLVIVGLVVRLKVDETPAFQAVRDLEQRSSAPLREVFQGRVARNTVLGMLSRWGEGAAFNTWGVFAITYATKTLHFEKVPVLLVVTVAAVVMAILLPFSGSLADRFGPQRVYIVGIAAYGLAIFPAFALFGTENLLLFGVAMVVVFGVIHALFYGAQGTLYASLYPTEIRYTGLSVVYQFSGIYASGVTPLILTALIGATGGSPWVACGYLVATSAISVVATAAISKRDLHL is encoded by the coding sequence ATGACCACGTTTGCCGAAGTCGAGCACAATTCACCGTTCTCGAACGAGACCGACGACGAGCGGCGATCCAGACTGAGAACCGTCGTCGCCGCGAGCCTGCTCGGCACGACGGTCGAGTGGTACGACTTCTTCCTCTACGCGACGGCCGCGAGCCTCGTCTTCAACCAACTGTTCTTCCCCAACCAGAGTTCCTTTGTCGGGACCATGCTTTCTTTTGCGACCTTCGCGGTCGGCTTTCTCGTTCGCCCCATCGGCGGAGTGGTGTTCGGTCACATCGGCGATCGCATCGGGCGCAAGAAAACGCTTGCCCTCACGATGTTCATCATGGGTATCGCGACGGCGCTCATGGGTGTCCTTCCGACCGCAGCTCAAATCGGGGTCGTTGCACCGATTCTGCTTCTGCTGCTTCGTATCCTGCAGGGATTTGCTCTCGGTGGTGAGTGGGCCGGAGCCGTTCTTCTGGCGGTCGAACACAGTCCGGAGAAGAAGCGCGGGCTGTTCGGCAGCATCCCGCAGATCGGACTGGCTCTCGGCTTGGCTTTGGGCACAGGAATGTTCGCACTACTTCAAACGGTCTTCGACGACGAACAGTTTCTCCGTTTCGGCTGGCGCATAGCCTTTGTTCTGAGCTTGGTACTCGTGATCGTGGGGTTGGTGGTCCGTTTGAAGGTCGACGAGACGCCGGCATTTCAGGCCGTTCGCGACCTCGAACAGCGCTCATCCGCCCCGCTCAGGGAAGTCTTTCAAGGAAGAGTCGCGCGAAACACCGTACTGGGCATGCTGTCTCGCTGGGGCGAGGGCGCCGCGTTCAACACCTGGGGCGTCTTTGCAATCACGTATGCAACCAAGACTCTGCATTTCGAAAAGGTTCCGGTACTTCTTGTGGTCACCGTGGCCGCAGTAGTGATGGCGATCTTGCTGCCGTTTTCCGGTTCACTCGCTGATCGGTTCGGCCCGCAACGGGTCTACATCGTGGGCATCGCCGCGTACGGCCTCGCGATCTTCCCCGCCTTCGCACTGTTCGGTACCGAGAATCTCCTGCTCTTCGGAGTCGCGATGGTCGTGGTCTTCGGAGTGATTCATGCCTTGTTCTACGGCGCCCAGGGAACGCTGTATGCGAGCCTCTACCCCACAGAAATCCGGTACACCGGGTTGTCGGTCGTCTATCAGTTCTCTGGTATCTACGCCTCCGGCGTCACACCTCTGATCCTTACTGCACTGATCGGCGCCACCGGCGGTTCACCGTGGGTGGCCTGTGGATATCTGGTGGCCACCTCGGCGATCAGCGTCGTCGCCACTGCGGCGATCAGCAAGCGTGATCTGCATCTGTAG
- a CDS encoding TetR/AcrR family transcriptional regulator, whose protein sequence is MTTGTDNSPAKRVTKRRGQTRQRLLDAAADVFSEAGFGHATVEQICERAGYSRGAFYSNFDSLDELFFAMWEQRSASMLADLRLATESITAGNIVDIHAAVARIVAVVPVDPQWYRINAEFTAHALRNPALRKALADREDAILRTLLPIVESALSDVGRTIVGDPTALGRALVAVHDGTSVQCLVDTDTNAAFALRRDIFTRILLSYSEIIQNNQSEEELS, encoded by the coding sequence ATGACGACTGGAACGGACAACTCGCCGGCCAAGCGTGTCACCAAACGCCGTGGTCAGACCCGGCAGCGTCTGCTCGACGCGGCTGCAGATGTCTTCTCCGAAGCCGGGTTCGGGCACGCCACGGTCGAGCAGATCTGCGAACGCGCCGGATACTCCCGAGGCGCGTTCTACTCCAACTTCGATTCACTCGACGAATTGTTCTTCGCGATGTGGGAGCAGCGATCTGCATCAATGCTCGCCGATCTACGGCTGGCGACGGAGTCGATCACCGCCGGTAACATCGTCGACATCCATGCCGCTGTCGCCCGGATCGTGGCGGTGGTTCCGGTCGACCCGCAGTGGTACCGGATCAACGCGGAATTCACAGCCCACGCGCTCCGTAACCCGGCACTTCGCAAAGCCCTTGCCGACCGTGAAGACGCGATCCTTCGCACCCTGTTGCCCATCGTGGAGTCCGCACTCAGCGATGTCGGGCGAACAATCGTCGGCGACCCGACGGCGTTGGGACGGGCATTGGTTGCAGTGCACGACGGCACCAGCGTGCAGTGCCTCGTCGATACCGACACCAACGCCGCCTTTGCACTGCGCCGCGATATCTTCACTCGAATTCTGCTGTCCTACAGCGAAATAATCCAGAACAACCAATCGGAAGAGGAGTTGTCGTGA
- a CDS encoding FAD-binding dehydrogenase, producing the protein MSEQADVIVVGAGLAGLVATYELTRAGRKVLVVEQENAANLGAQAFWSLGGLFLVNSPEQRRLGIKDSLELAMQDWMGTAGFDRDREDHWPRQWAKAYVEFAAGDKRQYLHDLGLRLMPNVGWAERGRGMALGHGNSVPRFHLTWGTGPGVVDVFLTKVIAAQKRGLVTFKHRHQVDQLVVTDGAVTGVRGTVLEPSSDLRGVKSSRTPIGEFEVAAQAVVVTSGGIGGNYELVKKNWPERLGTAPKHMLTGVPAHVDGRMLEITESAGGNIVNRDRMWHYTEGIQNWNPIWPNHGIRIIPGPSSMWFDATGKRLPVPNFPGFDTMGTFKYILDSGHEYTWFILDQKIIEKEFALSGSEQNPDFTNRDFKLLLERIKKGAPGPVEAFKQKGADFVVRNNLRDLVDGMNALTDEPLLDYEDIEREMIARDREVDNKYSKDFQVTAIHGARNLLADKIVRVVAPHKILDPKNGPLIAVRLHLLTRKTLGGLETNLDSQVIKADGSVFDGLYAAGEVAGFGGGGVHGYSALEGTFLGGCIFSGRAAGRALARDL; encoded by the coding sequence GTGAGCGAACAAGCTGACGTCATCGTTGTCGGGGCAGGGCTGGCGGGACTGGTCGCCACCTACGAACTGACGCGCGCGGGCCGCAAAGTCCTTGTCGTGGAACAGGAGAACGCTGCCAACCTCGGCGCGCAGGCATTTTGGTCTCTCGGCGGACTCTTCCTCGTGAACAGCCCCGAACAACGCCGACTCGGCATCAAGGACTCCCTCGAGTTGGCGATGCAGGACTGGATGGGCACAGCGGGATTCGACCGCGACCGCGAAGATCACTGGCCGCGTCAGTGGGCCAAGGCGTACGTCGAGTTCGCGGCCGGCGACAAGCGTCAGTACCTGCACGATCTGGGGCTTCGCCTGATGCCGAATGTCGGCTGGGCCGAACGCGGCCGCGGAATGGCTCTCGGACACGGCAATTCGGTGCCGCGCTTCCACCTCACCTGGGGAACCGGACCTGGCGTCGTCGATGTCTTTCTGACCAAGGTCATAGCTGCCCAGAAACGTGGCCTTGTCACGTTCAAGCACCGCCACCAGGTGGATCAGTTGGTGGTCACCGATGGCGCGGTCACCGGTGTACGAGGAACCGTCCTCGAACCTTCCAGTGATCTGCGCGGTGTGAAGAGCTCACGCACCCCCATCGGCGAATTCGAGGTCGCCGCACAGGCCGTCGTGGTCACCTCCGGTGGAATCGGCGGCAACTACGAACTGGTGAAGAAGAACTGGCCGGAGCGACTCGGCACGGCTCCGAAGCACATGCTGACGGGAGTACCGGCGCACGTCGACGGACGCATGCTCGAAATCACCGAATCCGCGGGCGGAAACATCGTCAACCGCGACCGCATGTGGCACTACACCGAAGGCATCCAGAACTGGAATCCCATCTGGCCCAACCACGGAATCCGAATCATCCCCGGACCGTCCTCGATGTGGTTCGACGCCACCGGCAAGCGTCTGCCGGTCCCCAACTTCCCCGGCTTCGACACGATGGGAACTTTCAAGTACATCCTCGACAGCGGCCACGAGTACACGTGGTTCATCCTCGACCAGAAGATCATCGAGAAGGAGTTCGCACTCTCGGGATCGGAACAGAACCCTGACTTCACCAACCGCGACTTCAAGCTCCTCCTCGAACGAATCAAGAAGGGCGCGCCGGGACCGGTCGAGGCGTTCAAGCAGAAGGGCGCGGACTTCGTGGTGCGCAACAACCTTCGCGATCTGGTCGACGGCATGAACGCCCTCACCGACGAACCGCTCCTCGACTACGAGGACATCGAACGCGAGATGATCGCCCGCGACCGCGAAGTCGACAACAAGTACAGCAAGGACTTCCAGGTCACCGCCATCCACGGTGCCCGTAATCTGTTGGCAGACAAGATCGTGCGCGTCGTTGCACCGCACAAGATCCTGGACCCCAAGAACGGCCCACTGATCGCGGTCCGGTTGCACCTACTCACACGCAAGACCCTCGGCGGCTTGGAAACCAACCTGGATTCGCAGGTCATCAAGGCCGACGGCAGTGTCTTCGACGGTCTGTACGCAGCCGGTGAAGTCGCGGGCTTCGGCGGCGGCGGAGTCCACGGTTACAGCGCACTCGAGGGGACCTTCCTCGGCGGCTGCATCTTCTCGGGCCGCGCAGCCGGACGAGCATTGGCGCGCGACCTGTAG
- a CDS encoding arylsulfatase, giving the protein MTDPTDQSRAVLPIPDRQHLGLVTYDAKDPDTEFPPITPLLPPAGAPNVLVVLLDDVGYGASSAFGGPADTPTAERLQSNGLTYTRFHTTALCAPTRAALLSGRNHHSVGMGSITETATSAPGLSGLRPNTKAALPMTLKLNGYSTAQFGKCHEVPPWQTSPVGPFTSWPTGEGGFEHFYGFIGGENNQYYPALYEGVAPVEPDKTPEEGYHLTEDLADHAIDWVRMQKSLAPDKPFFVYFAPGATHAPHHVPKQWADKYEGRFAGGWDAQRESILEQQKQRGVVPADAVLTPRPEAIPAWEDMSEEMKPVLERQMEVYAGFLEHTDFHVGRLVDAIEELGALDNTLVYYIIGDNGASAEGTINGAFNEMANFNGLAAIETPEFMAEVKDKFGTKDAYNHYSVGWAWAMCTPYQWTKQVASHWGGTRNGTIVHWPAGIRTKGETRSQFTHVIDVAPTILEVAKLPEPTFVNGVQQSPIEGTSMVYTFDDAEVAERHDLQYFEMAGNRGIYYKGWSAVTRHSTPWLFAEALPALDDDVWELYDGSQDWTQSKDLAAELPEKLAALQRLWLIEAVKYNVLPIDDRRFERFNPHIAGRPQLVSGNRQVLFPGMKRLSEHSVLSIKNRSFSVTAAVDVADGITANGVMIAQGGRFGGWALYAREGRAKFVYNLLGMTEFVIGSDVDIPAGSHQIRAEFTYDGGGLARGGGVTIYHDGREVGSGRVEQTQPMVFSADETTDIGDDYGMPVSVDYSGATTFNARIDVVQIDVGDDDHTHLIDPEEVARVAVSRQ; this is encoded by the coding sequence ATGACGGATCCGACAGACCAGAGCCGCGCCGTACTACCGATTCCGGATCGACAACATCTTGGTCTGGTGACGTACGACGCGAAGGATCCGGACACCGAGTTTCCACCGATCACTCCGCTACTACCGCCGGCCGGCGCACCCAATGTTCTGGTGGTCCTGTTGGACGACGTGGGATATGGCGCGAGCAGTGCCTTCGGAGGACCAGCGGACACACCGACTGCTGAGCGATTGCAAAGTAATGGGCTCACGTACACGCGGTTTCACACGACGGCACTGTGTGCTCCGACCCGCGCCGCTCTTCTGAGCGGGCGCAACCATCATTCGGTCGGCATGGGATCGATCACCGAAACCGCTACCTCGGCTCCTGGTCTTTCCGGCCTGCGGCCGAATACCAAAGCCGCACTGCCGATGACGTTGAAACTCAACGGATACTCGACGGCGCAGTTCGGCAAGTGTCACGAGGTTCCGCCGTGGCAAACATCCCCGGTGGGACCGTTCACGTCGTGGCCGACGGGAGAAGGCGGATTCGAGCATTTCTACGGATTCATCGGCGGGGAGAACAACCAGTATTACCCGGCGCTGTACGAGGGCGTCGCGCCTGTCGAGCCGGACAAGACACCGGAGGAGGGTTACCACCTCACTGAGGACCTTGCCGATCACGCGATCGACTGGGTTCGGATGCAGAAGTCATTGGCTCCGGACAAGCCGTTCTTCGTCTACTTTGCACCCGGCGCCACACATGCACCGCACCATGTTCCGAAGCAGTGGGCCGACAAGTACGAGGGCCGGTTCGCAGGAGGTTGGGACGCTCAACGCGAATCAATTCTCGAGCAGCAGAAACAGCGGGGGGTCGTTCCCGCGGATGCGGTCCTCACCCCGCGTCCCGAGGCCATCCCGGCGTGGGAGGACATGAGTGAGGAGATGAAGCCCGTCCTCGAACGCCAAATGGAAGTCTATGCAGGATTTCTCGAACACACCGATTTCCATGTCGGCCGGCTTGTCGATGCGATCGAAGAACTCGGAGCTCTCGACAACACCCTCGTGTACTACATCATCGGAGACAACGGAGCGTCCGCAGAGGGGACGATCAACGGCGCTTTCAACGAGATGGCCAACTTCAACGGACTCGCCGCCATCGAGACGCCCGAGTTCATGGCGGAAGTGAAAGACAAATTCGGTACCAAGGACGCATACAACCACTATTCCGTGGGGTGGGCGTGGGCAATGTGTACCCCGTACCAGTGGACGAAACAGGTTGCGTCGCATTGGGGTGGCACTCGCAACGGGACGATCGTGCACTGGCCTGCAGGGATTCGGACCAAGGGGGAGACGCGGTCGCAGTTCACCCACGTCATCGACGTTGCACCGACGATCCTCGAGGTCGCGAAACTACCGGAACCGACCTTTGTCAACGGCGTCCAGCAATCACCCATCGAGGGGACCAGCATGGTCTACACCTTCGACGACGCCGAAGTCGCCGAACGTCACGATCTGCAGTACTTCGAGATGGCCGGCAACCGTGGAATCTATTACAAGGGTTGGAGTGCGGTCACCAGGCACAGCACTCCATGGCTTTTCGCGGAGGCACTCCCCGCACTCGACGACGACGTGTGGGAGCTCTACGACGGGTCTCAGGATTGGACGCAGTCCAAAGATTTGGCGGCCGAGTTGCCGGAGAAACTCGCTGCACTGCAACGCTTGTGGTTGATCGAAGCAGTCAAGTACAACGTGCTTCCGATCGACGACCGAAGATTCGAGAGGTTCAACCCTCACATCGCGGGGCGTCCGCAGTTGGTGTCCGGGAATCGACAGGTTCTGTTTCCCGGAATGAAACGGCTGAGCGAGCACAGCGTGCTGAGTATCAAGAACCGATCATTCAGTGTCACAGCAGCAGTCGACGTCGCGGATGGCATTACTGCCAACGGTGTGATGATCGCGCAGGGAGGCAGATTTGGTGGCTGGGCACTTTACGCGCGGGAAGGCCGCGCCAAATTCGTCTACAACCTATTGGGCATGACCGAGTTCGTCATCGGTTCCGACGTTGACATTCCGGCAGGATCACACCAGATCAGAGCTGAGTTCACCTACGACGGAGGTGGTCTCGCGAGAGGCGGTGGGGTCACGATCTATCACGACGGTCGCGAAGTGGGCTCAGGTCGCGTCGAGCAGACGCAACCGATGGTCTTCTCCGCGGACGAGACCACCGACATCGGGGATGACTACGGCATGCCTGTCAGTGTTGATTACAGTGGCGCAACCACATTCAACGCACGTATCGACGTCGTGCAGATCGATGTCGGTGACGACGACCATACCCACCTCATCGATCCGGAGGAGGTGGCGCGAGTGGCGGTGTCCAGACAGTGA